The Planococcus donghaensis genome contains a region encoding:
- a CDS encoding deoxynucleoside kinase produces MNLREKYGIPQNAVITIAGTVGVGKSTMTKALADALQFRTSFENVDTNPYLDLFYEDFEKWSFHLQIYFLAERFKEQKRMFEYGGGFIQDRSIYEDTGIFAKMHWDKGTMNKVDYETYTNLFEAMVMTPYFPHPDLLIYLEGSIEDILSRIQERGRAMEQQTPVDYWLEMHQRYESWINSFNGCPVLRLNINDYDLMKNPECSEQIVERIGDFMQQTSILRK; encoded by the coding sequence ATGAATTTACGCGAAAAATACGGCATTCCACAAAATGCAGTAATTACAATAGCCGGCACAGTAGGTGTGGGAAAATCCACCATGACAAAAGCGTTGGCAGATGCATTGCAATTCCGCACATCGTTTGAAAATGTTGATACGAACCCATATTTAGATTTGTTTTATGAAGATTTTGAGAAGTGGAGTTTCCATTTACAAATTTATTTCCTGGCTGAACGTTTTAAAGAACAGAAACGGATGTTTGAATATGGTGGTGGGTTTATCCAAGACCGTTCCATCTATGAAGATACCGGGATTTTTGCGAAAATGCATTGGGATAAAGGCACGATGAACAAAGTGGACTACGAAACGTACACGAATTTGTTTGAAGCAATGGTGATGACACCTTATTTCCCACATCCAGATTTGTTGATTTACTTGGAAGGATCGATTGAAGATATTCTTTCACGTATACAAGAACGCGGACGTGCTATGGAACAGCAAACGCCAGTGGATTACTGGTTGGAAATGCATCAGCGCTATGAAAGCTGGATCAATTCGTTTAACGGTTGTCCGGTATTGCGATTAAACATCAACGATTACGATTTAATGAAGAACCCAGAGTGTTCGGAACAAATTGTTGAACGCATTGGTGATTTTATGCAACAAACTTCTATTCTTCGCAAATAA
- the dnaX gene encoding DNA polymerase III subunit gamma/tau, with translation MAYQAFYRVYRPQSFSEMTGQTHVKQTLQNALLYNKTTHAYLFSGPRGTGKTSAAKIFAKALNCEQAPTAEPCNECTSCRSINEGSNTDVIEFDAASNSRVEEMREIIEKVRFSPANSRFKIYIIDEVHMLSNSAFNALLKTLEEPPEHVVFILATTEPHKLPLTIISRCQRFDFKSHTQVDIVSRMVEVLIDADIPYNEQVLKIIAQAAAGGMRDALSLLDQVVSFSGDEMTVEDALLVTGSVSQDVFYGIAEALLAKDIGQALTLLEQLVRDGKDPVRLVEDFITFFRDLLLIQTAPDLHDMLELAAHEPRFEELANRFEPSTLYNWIEILSKTQQEMRFSNHTKIYMETALLKMAQADVPAQSAASAASPELEAKVIQLENLVRELQQQVKNGAGGGAQAAPTEQKKRQRVQSSFKIPTGRIQDVLRNATKADIQAIKTNWATVMNQLQRSHSALLNDAEPVAASADAFVLKFKYDIHCQMASENQTFAATFSQLLEQYAGKAYTPVFVPDASWLKIREEFIKQSGLKSGTEEKQSESEEENPFSGDGAVAEEDPFISEAERLFGKDFVEVHDD, from the coding sequence TTGGCGTATCAAGCTTTTTACCGTGTTTACAGACCTCAGTCCTTTTCTGAAATGACAGGTCAAACGCATGTCAAACAAACCCTTCAAAATGCTCTCCTTTACAATAAGACAACACATGCTTATTTGTTCTCGGGACCAAGAGGGACAGGGAAAACCAGTGCCGCTAAAATATTCGCAAAAGCGTTAAACTGCGAACAAGCTCCAACGGCGGAACCTTGTAATGAATGTACTTCTTGCAGAAGCATTAATGAAGGATCTAATACCGACGTGATTGAATTCGATGCGGCTTCCAATTCTCGAGTAGAAGAGATGCGGGAAATCATTGAAAAAGTTCGGTTTTCACCGGCCAACTCACGTTTTAAAATTTATATTATCGATGAAGTGCACATGTTATCAAATAGCGCCTTTAACGCGTTGTTGAAAACATTAGAAGAACCACCAGAACATGTGGTCTTCATCTTAGCGACAACAGAACCTCACAAACTGCCATTGACGATTATTTCTCGCTGTCAGCGCTTTGATTTTAAATCCCATACGCAAGTGGACATTGTTTCCCGTATGGTAGAAGTGTTAATAGATGCAGATATTCCTTATAACGAACAAGTGCTTAAAATTATTGCACAAGCTGCAGCAGGTGGAATGCGTGATGCCCTGAGTTTACTAGACCAAGTTGTCTCGTTTAGTGGAGATGAAATGACGGTTGAAGACGCATTACTCGTAACAGGTTCTGTGAGTCAAGATGTCTTTTACGGCATCGCAGAAGCGTTACTCGCCAAAGACATCGGTCAAGCTTTAACGTTATTGGAACAATTGGTGCGAGACGGCAAAGATCCTGTGCGATTAGTTGAAGATTTCATTACTTTCTTCCGTGATTTGCTATTGATTCAAACAGCACCTGATCTCCATGACATGTTAGAGTTGGCAGCGCACGAACCACGTTTTGAAGAGTTGGCTAATCGATTCGAGCCGTCAACGCTTTATAACTGGATTGAAATTTTATCGAAAACGCAGCAAGAAATGCGCTTTTCAAACCATACCAAAATTTACATGGAAACAGCTTTGCTGAAAATGGCACAAGCAGACGTTCCGGCACAAAGCGCGGCTTCAGCTGCATCACCTGAACTAGAAGCAAAAGTGATCCAGTTGGAAAATTTGGTGCGTGAATTGCAGCAGCAAGTGAAAAATGGAGCAGGAGGCGGCGCACAAGCAGCGCCGACTGAGCAGAAAAAACGTCAACGCGTACAAAGTAGCTTTAAAATACCAACTGGACGCATTCAAGATGTTTTAAGAAATGCGACAAAAGCAGATATTCAAGCAATTAAAACCAATTGGGCAACTGTCATGAATCAATTGCAGCGGTCACATTCGGCTTTATTGAATGATGCGGAGCCAGTAGCGGCATCGGCGGATGCATTTGTGTTAAAATTCAAGTATGATATTCATTGCCAGATGGCTTCTGAAAACCAAACCTTTGCTGCGACATTCAGCCAGTTGCTGGAGCAGTATGCGGGCAAAGCATATACACCGGTTTTCGTACCAGATGCCAGTTGGCTGAAAATCCGTGAAGAATTTATTAAACAGAGCGGGTTAAAGTCAGGCACTGAAGAAAAGCAGTCAGAGTCTGAAGAAGAAAATCCGTTTTCGGGTGATGGGGCAGTAGCGGAAGAAGATCCGTTTATCTCAGAAGCCGAGCGTCTTTTCGGAAAAGACTTTGTCGAAGTTCATGATGATTAA
- a CDS encoding YbaB/EbfC family nucleoid-associated protein yields the protein MRGGGNMQGMMKQMQKMQKEMAVAQEELGTLKFEGSAGGGMVKVTVSGHKEVLDIVLDPTVVDPEDVEMLQDLLVVATNEAFKKADEHANSTMGKFTKGLNLPGMF from the coding sequence ATGCGCGGTGGAGGAAATATGCAAGGCATGATGAAACAAATGCAAAAAATGCAAAAAGAAATGGCAGTGGCTCAAGAAGAGCTTGGAACATTAAAGTTTGAAGGATCAGCAGGAGGCGGTATGGTCAAAGTTACTGTATCCGGTCATAAAGAAGTATTGGATATCGTTCTTGATCCAACAGTAGTGGACCCAGAAGATGTTGAAATGTTACAAGATCTTTTAGTTGTTGCGACAAACGAAGCGTTTAAAAAAGCGGATGAACATGCGAATTCCACAATGGGGAAATTCACGAAGGGCTTAAATCTCCCGGGCATGTTCTAG
- the recR gene encoding recombination mediator RecR, protein MHYPEPISKLMESFMKLPGIGPKTAARLAFFVLGMKEDTVLDFAKALVDAKRNLSFCSVCGHITDVDPCHICQDQQRDRTTICVVQDPKDVIAMEKMRDYKGLYHVLQGAISPMDGVGPEDINVPSLLKRLQDEEVEELILATNPTIEGEATAMYISRLVRPSGIRTTRIAHGLPVGGDLEYADEVTLSKALEGRREL, encoded by the coding sequence ATGCATTATCCAGAACCCATTTCGAAATTAATGGAGAGTTTTATGAAATTGCCAGGAATCGGGCCAAAAACAGCGGCCCGTCTGGCGTTTTTTGTTCTTGGCATGAAAGAGGATACAGTGCTTGATTTTGCAAAGGCATTAGTCGATGCAAAGCGAAACTTAAGCTTTTGTTCGGTTTGCGGCCATATTACCGATGTGGATCCTTGTCATATTTGTCAAGACCAACAACGGGACCGTACGACAATTTGTGTAGTGCAAGATCCGAAAGATGTTATTGCGATGGAAAAGATGCGTGATTACAAAGGCTTGTATCATGTTTTGCAAGGAGCGATTTCTCCAATGGATGGAGTTGGCCCTGAAGACATCAATGTGCCATCTTTACTGAAACGCCTTCAAGATGAAGAGGTAGAAGAGTTGATCTTAGCTACCAACCCGACAATTGAAGGAGAAGCAACAGCCATGTACATTTCTCGTCTCGTAAGACCGTCTGGAATTAGAACAACTCGAATTGCCCACGGACTTCCAGTAGGTGGAGATTTAGAGTATGCCGATGAAGTGACGTTGTCGAAAGCGTTAGAAGGTCGAAGAGAGCTTTAA
- a CDS encoding aminotransferase class I/II-fold pyridoxal phosphate-dependent enzyme, translated as MTQRRPIVDALIQFQKKQPISFHVPGHKHGILSGLPKEIHPALSYDLTELTGLDDLHYPEGVIQEAQLLLAEAYGAKESFLLINGSTVGNLAMIHAACREGDVVIVQRNSHKSIFHALELAHVRPVYVAPQWDEYSMTAAAVSLKAIKTAIEAYPEAKAVVLTYPNYYGVVSDELSEIISLCHEKDIAVLVDEAHGAHFQAGAPFPVSALELGADVVVQSAHKTLPAMTMGSFLHRGSNRVSGKRIQKYLRMFQSSSPSYLILASLDDARAYLQSYSPPDIRSFNEKRERFLSSLRMIPQLLVVESDDPLKIMLRVAHHSGYQLKEKLEQVGIEAELADPFQVLLILPLLKQRHAYPFAEIRSRLKEAVAMLEREDRQVTTIEVKQIADVTVPEFSFEEIDLADQEWVSYTQIIGRIAAGMVIPYPPGIPLIVAGEKWTMLKVEELMNHLATNAQIQGDHRLAFKQLPVLMQDTEVVSNV; from the coding sequence ATGACGCAACGACGTCCGATTGTAGATGCTTTAATTCAATTTCAAAAAAAACAACCGATTTCTTTCCATGTACCGGGACATAAGCACGGAATACTATCGGGTTTACCAAAAGAAATTCACCCCGCACTGTCCTATGATTTAACAGAATTAACAGGGCTAGACGACCTTCATTATCCAGAAGGTGTGATTCAAGAAGCCCAGCTTTTATTGGCAGAGGCTTATGGGGCCAAAGAGAGCTTTTTACTAATCAATGGTTCAACTGTAGGGAATTTGGCGATGATCCATGCGGCATGTAGAGAAGGCGACGTGGTGATTGTTCAGCGCAATTCTCACAAGTCAATTTTCCATGCCTTAGAACTTGCTCATGTGCGTCCTGTATATGTCGCACCACAATGGGACGAATATTCTATGACGGCTGCTGCAGTGTCTCTAAAAGCAATTAAAACGGCAATTGAAGCATATCCTGAGGCAAAGGCAGTCGTGCTCACTTATCCGAATTATTATGGGGTTGTTTCGGATGAACTTTCTGAAATTATCTCCTTATGTCATGAAAAAGACATTGCGGTTTTGGTAGATGAAGCACACGGTGCTCATTTTCAGGCAGGAGCGCCGTTTCCAGTTTCAGCACTCGAGTTAGGGGCAGACGTTGTCGTGCAATCAGCGCATAAAACTTTACCCGCTATGACTATGGGGTCATTTTTACATAGGGGTAGCAATCGTGTAAGTGGGAAAAGAATTCAAAAGTATTTGCGAATGTTTCAATCGAGCAGTCCCTCTTATTTGATATTGGCGTCTTTAGATGATGCACGGGCTTATCTTCAAAGTTATTCGCCACCCGATATTCGATCATTTAATGAAAAGCGTGAACGTTTTTTAAGCAGTTTACGGATGATTCCACAATTACTCGTAGTCGAATCGGATGATCCGTTAAAAATTATGTTGCGTGTGGCTCATCATAGTGGCTACCAGCTAAAAGAAAAGCTAGAACAAGTTGGTATTGAAGCTGAATTAGCTGACCCGTTTCAAGTATTGTTGATTTTGCCTTTATTAAAACAGCGTCATGCGTATCCGTTTGCGGAAATTCGCAGTCGTTTAAAAGAGGCAGTAGCGATGCTTGAAAGAGAAGATAGACAAGTAACAACAATAGAGGTTAAACAGATAGCTGATGTAACAGTGCCAGAGTTCTCTTTTGAAGAAATCGATTTAGCCGACCAAGAATGGGTATCTTACACACAAATTATTGGGCGCATTGCAGCAGGAATGGTGATACCTTACCCACCGGGGATTCCGTTAATTGTGGCTGGGGAAAAATGGACCATGCTTAAAGTAGAAGAATTAATGAATCACCTTGCTACAAATGCCCAAATTCAAGGTGACCATCGTTTAGCTTTTAAGCAATTGCCGGTTCTGATGCAAGACACTGAAGTAGTAAGCAACGTATAA
- the ppx gene encoding exopolyphosphatase, protein MKQEKYAIIDIGSNTIRLVIYTRDKSGRFTESENVKAVARLRSYLNEENVLEQEGIDILVKTLKSFQEVTRHHQLKSIKCVATAAVRQAENQAAILATVENDTDFSIRILSEYEEAHYGYLAVVNSTPFTSGVTVDIGGGSTEITYFKDRQLIYFYSFPFGVLSLKEQFIQEDTPKKGEMRELRSFLKEQFNQLDWLADKRLPLIGIGGSARNMAQVHQEHIDYPFSGVHQYMMYKDDVEEVYDLLNSQDFSELQGLEGLSKDRADIIIPAVEVFRYLMELIDTKQFALSRKGLRDGVFYEEMTKNFDLAVLPNVIEESFHELAIDYDINLTHAFHVTNSSLLISKALEAIDLLSLEEQDYKRLKLSSALYNLGSYIDSESSHQHTFYLLSNRTIDGLLHKERVIIALMASFKNRGTFKRNVALYEKWFSKDELAKYTLLGAIIKMAYSLNATKRDIVEDIKLDQQEGVLVFTVQCREDWKPEQYQIEKQKKHLEKQLKQTVEFRFYK, encoded by the coding sequence ATGAAGCAAGAAAAGTATGCAATCATTGATATCGGTTCGAATACCATTCGACTTGTTATATATACACGGGACAAAAGCGGCCGTTTTACTGAAAGTGAGAACGTGAAAGCAGTGGCTCGACTTCGAAGTTATTTAAATGAAGAGAATGTTCTAGAGCAAGAAGGTATCGATATATTAGTGAAGACATTAAAGAGCTTTCAGGAAGTGACTCGTCATCATCAGTTAAAGTCTATTAAATGCGTAGCTACAGCTGCAGTACGCCAAGCAGAAAATCAAGCTGCCATTTTAGCAACAGTAGAAAATGACACCGATTTTTCTATCCGTATTTTATCCGAATACGAAGAAGCACATTACGGGTACCTCGCAGTCGTTAACTCAACCCCATTTACTAGTGGCGTCACCGTGGATATTGGTGGGGGGAGTACGGAAATCACTTATTTTAAAGACCGTCAGCTTATTTATTTTTATAGTTTTCCATTTGGTGTGTTGTCTTTAAAAGAGCAGTTTATCCAAGAAGACACCCCCAAAAAAGGAGAAATGCGGGAGTTGCGGAGCTTTTTAAAAGAACAGTTTAATCAGTTAGACTGGTTAGCGGATAAACGCTTACCATTGATTGGTATTGGGGGAAGTGCAAGGAACATGGCACAAGTTCATCAAGAGCATATTGACTACCCTTTTTCCGGGGTACATCAATATATGATGTACAAAGACGATGTGGAGGAAGTTTATGACTTATTAAATTCTCAAGATTTTTCAGAGCTTCAAGGTTTAGAAGGGTTATCAAAAGACCGCGCGGACATTATTATTCCCGCCGTTGAAGTTTTTCGCTATTTGATGGAGTTGATTGATACAAAACAATTTGCGCTCAGTAGAAAAGGCTTACGAGATGGTGTTTTTTATGAAGAGATGACGAAAAACTTTGATTTGGCTGTCCTCCCCAATGTCATAGAAGAAAGCTTTCATGAGTTAGCGATCGATTACGATATTAATTTAACTCACGCCTTCCATGTTACAAATAGCTCCTTGCTCATTTCAAAAGCTTTAGAAGCAATAGATTTATTGTCATTGGAAGAACAAGATTATAAGCGTTTAAAACTGAGTAGTGCTCTTTATAATTTAGGTAGTTATATCGATTCTGAATCTAGTCATCAACATACGTTTTATTTATTAAGCAATCGTACGATAGATGGCTTACTGCACAAAGAACGGGTCATTATTGCATTGATGGCTTCGTTTAAAAATAGGGGGACTTTTAAACGCAATGTAGCACTTTATGAAAAGTGGTTTTCGAAAGATGAATTAGCAAAATATACATTGCTCGGAGCAATTATTAAAATGGCGTATAGTTTAAATGCCACTAAACGAGACATTGTTGAAGACATCAAGCTCGATCAACAAGAGGGTGTATTGGTCTTTACGGTGCAATGTCGCGAAGACTGGAAGCCTGAGCAATACCAAATAGAAAAGCAGAAAAAACATTTAGAAAAACAGCTGAAACAAACGGTGGAGTTTCGGTTTTATAAATAA
- a CDS encoding RNA degradosome polyphosphate kinase: MDSGKKKNVELRNPAYYNNRELSWLAFNERVLQEALDKKNPLLERLKFLAIFSSNLDEFFMVRVAGLQDQVKVGFTKPENKAGMTPKQQLNEIAIKTHQLVDLQYETLRNTLLPKLQKEHVEFVKMKDLDAEQVKAMEVYFEDYIFPVLTPMAIDAYRTFPMLLNKSINLAVKLDAEKKQDEEGQKIAIVQVPAVLERFVQIEPEKNSHKLVLLEDVISFFIHKLFHGFQVTSVSVFRITRNADMTIHEEGARDLLKEIEEELRKRKWGAAVRLEIQQPGFDLDILDYLTDELEVHKKDVYAIEGFLDVTAFFNFYKKMAPVWEHLVFEGKVSQLPASMETGKQIFQKVSEQDVFLHHPYESFEPVVQFITEAADDRDVLAIKQTLYRVSGDSPVIKALKRAAENGKQVTVLVELKARFDEENNVHWAKELEKAGCHVIYGMTHLKTHSKITLVVRKKEDKIERFVHLGTGNYNDQTAKIYTDMSLFTSKRQFGIDATNFFNYLSGYTEKPEFHYLSVAPFTIRTDIIELIDTEIRFQKKNGNGRIVAKMNSLTDKVIIMKLYEASNAGVKVELIVRGICCLRPGIPGVSENIQVRSIVGSLLEHSRVYFFNQNGKEKIFLSSADMMTRNLNNRIEILFPIIDEKIKDQVETILELGLMDNVKAREQDANGVYSYVPRKENEPALDSQMELFRRAYRVAEDEE; this comes from the coding sequence GTGGATTCAGGGAAAAAGAAGAACGTTGAGCTAAGAAATCCGGCTTATTACAATAACCGTGAATTGAGCTGGCTCGCTTTTAATGAACGTGTACTACAAGAAGCACTTGATAAAAAAAATCCTTTATTGGAACGACTAAAGTTTTTAGCGATCTTCAGTTCGAATTTAGATGAGTTTTTTATGGTTCGTGTAGCTGGGTTGCAAGATCAAGTGAAAGTGGGATTTACAAAACCTGAAAACAAAGCAGGAATGACACCAAAGCAACAGTTAAATGAAATTGCTATAAAAACCCATCAACTTGTAGACTTACAGTATGAAACCTTGCGAAATACATTGTTACCTAAGCTTCAAAAAGAACATGTTGAGTTTGTGAAGATGAAGGATTTAGATGCTGAACAAGTAAAAGCAATGGAAGTGTATTTTGAAGACTATATTTTCCCAGTACTAACGCCTATGGCGATTGATGCGTATCGAACGTTTCCAATGCTGCTCAATAAAAGTATTAACTTAGCGGTAAAATTGGACGCGGAAAAAAAGCAAGACGAAGAAGGGCAGAAAATCGCTATTGTTCAAGTGCCTGCCGTATTAGAACGTTTTGTCCAAATTGAGCCGGAGAAAAATAGTCATAAATTAGTGTTACTAGAAGACGTAATTAGTTTCTTCATTCATAAGTTGTTTCATGGTTTTCAAGTTACTTCCGTATCGGTGTTCCGTATTACCCGTAACGCCGACATGACTATTCACGAAGAAGGCGCACGCGACTTACTGAAAGAAATTGAAGAAGAACTTCGTAAACGAAAGTGGGGAGCAGCAGTTCGTTTAGAAATTCAACAACCAGGATTTGATTTGGATATTTTGGATTATTTGACGGACGAATTAGAAGTCCATAAAAAAGATGTTTACGCAATTGAAGGGTTTTTAGATGTAACAGCTTTTTTTAATTTTTATAAAAAAATGGCCCCTGTTTGGGAGCATTTGGTCTTTGAAGGAAAAGTGTCTCAATTGCCCGCAAGTATGGAAACCGGCAAGCAAATTTTTCAAAAAGTTAGTGAACAAGATGTCTTTTTGCATCATCCATATGAATCGTTTGAGCCTGTTGTTCAATTTATAACAGAAGCTGCAGATGATCGGGATGTACTCGCGATCAAGCAAACCTTATACCGTGTTAGTGGAGATTCGCCGGTTATTAAAGCATTAAAAAGAGCGGCAGAAAACGGCAAGCAAGTCACCGTACTTGTTGAATTAAAAGCTCGTTTTGATGAAGAAAACAATGTCCACTGGGCGAAAGAATTAGAAAAAGCCGGGTGTCATGTTATTTACGGAATGACACATTTGAAAACACATAGTAAGATTACGCTCGTTGTCCGTAAAAAAGAAGATAAAATCGAGCGATTTGTTCACTTAGGGACCGGTAATTACAACGATCAAACCGCGAAAATTTATACCGATATGAGCTTGTTTACATCAAAAAGGCAATTCGGAATCGATGCCACTAATTTTTTTAATTATTTAAGCGGCTACACGGAAAAACCGGAATTCCATTACTTATCAGTAGCGCCTTTTACCATTCGGACCGATATTATTGAGTTAATCGATACGGAAATCCGATTTCAGAAAAAGAATGGCAACGGTCGGATTGTCGCAAAAATGAATTCCTTAACCGATAAAGTTATTATTATGAAGCTATACGAAGCATCAAATGCTGGAGTGAAAGTGGAGTTAATCGTTAGGGGAATTTGTTGTTTACGACCAGGCATCCCGGGAGTAAGTGAAAATATTCAAGTACGAAGTATTGTTGGGAGCCTCTTAGAACATAGCCGTGTCTATTTTTTCAATCAAAATGGCAAAGAAAAAATCTTTTTATCATCAGCAGACATGATGACGAGGAATTTGAATAATCGCATCGAAATTTTGTTTCCGATTATTGACGAAAAAATTAAAGACCAAGTCGAAACCATTTTAGAGTTAGGTCTTATGGATAATGTGAAAGCTCGTGAGCAAGATGCAAATGGTGTTTATAGCTATGTCCCACGTAAAGAAAATGAACCTGCTTTGGACAGTCAAATGGAGTTGTTTCGTCGCGCTTACCGAGTAGCGGAAGACGAAGAGTAG
- the tmk gene encoding dTMP kinase has translation MSYLINLEGGEGSGKSTVLKMLADALIEKGFSVVCTREPGGIDIAEQIREVILNRENTAMDARTEALLYAAARRQHLVEKIIPALQEGSIVLCDRYIDSSLAYQGYARGLGMEEIFAINKFAIDEYMPDLTLYFDVNPKVGLARIEKDANREVNRLDVESMKFHYKVREGYLLLLSQSPERIRLVNAENELPIVFADALETAVRFIEERQTTVDPT, from the coding sequence ATGAGTTATTTAATCAATCTCGAAGGCGGAGAAGGATCGGGAAAATCAACGGTTCTGAAAATGCTAGCAGATGCATTAATAGAAAAAGGATTCTCGGTTGTATGTACAAGAGAACCGGGTGGCATCGATATTGCCGAACAAATTCGTGAAGTCATTTTAAACCGGGAAAATACAGCAATGGATGCGCGAACAGAAGCATTGTTATATGCTGCGGCAAGAAGACAGCATTTGGTAGAGAAAATCATTCCTGCGCTCCAAGAAGGCAGCATTGTATTATGCGACCGCTATATTGATTCGAGTCTTGCTTATCAAGGGTATGCACGAGGACTTGGGATGGAAGAGATTTTTGCTATTAACAAATTCGCCATCGATGAGTACATGCCAGACTTGACGCTGTATTTTGATGTTAATCCTAAAGTCGGATTGGCACGGATTGAGAAGGACGCAAATCGTGAAGTAAACCGCTTAGATGTAGAATCGATGAAGTTTCATTATAAAGTAAGAGAGGGTTACCTTCTGTTATTAAGTCAAAGCCCAGAACGTATTCGCTTAGTAAATGCAGAAAATGAGCTTCCAATCGTTTTTGCAGATGCGTTGGAAACAGCCGTGCGTTTTATAGAGGAACGTCAAACAACAGTAGATCCTACATAA
- a CDS encoding cyclic-di-AMP receptor — MKLVVAVVQDQDSNRLSNALTKNDFRATKLASTGGFLRSGNTTFLIGVEDDLIPKLMDLIRENCRSREQMVAPVSPMGGNADSYIPYPVEVEVGGATIFVLPIEQFHHF, encoded by the coding sequence ATGAAACTCGTAGTAGCAGTTGTACAGGACCAAGACAGTAACCGATTATCCAATGCGTTAACAAAAAATGATTTCCGGGCTACAAAGCTTGCCAGTACAGGAGGGTTTTTACGGTCAGGGAACACCACCTTTTTAATCGGTGTTGAGGATGATCTCATCCCGAAATTAATGGATTTGATCCGTGAGAATTGTCGTTCACGTGAACAAATGGTCGCGCCAGTTTCACCAATGGGTGGTAACGCAGATTCATATATTCCTTATCCAGTGGAAGTTGAAGTAGGCGGAGCAACGATTTTTGTCTTGCCAATTGAACAATTCCATCATTTTTAA
- the holB gene encoding DNA polymerase III subunit delta' has protein sequence MQKTTDEFLEMQPVVMKRLQGAYGKERLAHAYLFEGPAGSGKKEITHFFVKLLLCESPIENVPCETCRSCQLYNSGNHTNVIFIEPDGQNIKIDQIRELIFKLNKTGLNTGRKIYVIEQADRMNNSSANALLKFLEEPEFNVTAILLTERLNAIMSTIRSRCQLVSFRPLSRPKLMERLIANGMTESMAATVSMLTQSEDEAVSLSQDEQFSQARKTVLKMVEVANGNVHEALLMLQAEWLPLFKEKEDAERGLDMLLFAYRDIASVKAGLETARTYPDMEETWKQMALQRSFTVLSKQLQAILQAKQQLPRNMNRTLLMEQLMLNLQEG, from the coding sequence ATGCAAAAAACAACGGATGAATTTTTGGAGATGCAACCGGTAGTGATGAAGCGACTGCAAGGGGCTTATGGAAAAGAGCGTCTCGCGCATGCTTATCTATTTGAAGGTCCCGCAGGTTCAGGGAAAAAGGAGATTACTCATTTTTTCGTTAAGCTTTTACTATGCGAATCACCTATTGAAAATGTTCCATGTGAAACATGTCGGAGCTGTCAACTGTATAATTCCGGCAATCATACGAATGTTATTTTCATTGAACCGGATGGTCAAAACATTAAAATCGATCAAATTCGCGAATTAATTTTCAAGTTGAATAAAACCGGCTTGAATACAGGCCGTAAAATATACGTGATTGAACAAGCAGACCGAATGAATAATTCTTCTGCTAATGCGCTATTAAAGTTTTTAGAAGAACCGGAATTTAATGTTACGGCTATCTTGTTAACAGAACGCTTGAATGCGATAATGAGCACAATCCGTTCTCGTTGCCAATTGGTATCATTTCGTCCTTTATCTCGTCCAAAGTTAATGGAGAGGTTAATTGCGAACGGCATGACCGAATCCATGGCAGCAACAGTGAGTATGCTGACACAAAGTGAAGATGAAGCTGTTTCATTAAGTCAGGACGAACAATTTTCACAAGCAAGAAAAACAGTTTTGAAAATGGTAGAAGTGGCTAATGGCAATGTTCATGAAGCACTTTTAATGCTTCAAGCCGAATGGCTGCCATTATTTAAAGAAAAAGAAGATGCCGAAAGAGGTCTAGACATGTTATTATTTGCATATCGGGACATCGCTTCGGTAAAAGCAGGTCTAGAGACTGCACGAACATATCCAGACATGGAAGAAACTTGGAAGCAGATGGCTCTCCAACGCTCCTTTACGGTATTGTCCAAGCAGTTGCAGGCTATATTACAAGCCAAACAACAATTGCCGCGCAATATGAACCGGACGCTGTTGATGGAGCAGTTAATGCTGAATCTGCAGGAGGGGTAG